Proteins co-encoded in one Chrysemys picta bellii isolate R12L10 chromosome 13, ASM1138683v2, whole genome shotgun sequence genomic window:
- the LOC101935998 gene encoding ubiquitin carboxyl-terminal hydrolase CYLD-like: MTGGRSHPPNTMRPRRFFILVQDFSGGGGGQVPRGSLLSQAGEPPSPDCPFWAKLLDTEAMVQVPARAAQELSKEQAGMLQAVTNGDERLELFRQEGLLGRRGALRPGDRVRVQITSASGEKVRGVLRYRGPMGDSKEQAGVIFGVELVGSAAGKGFTDGSFRGQKFFSCRENCGVFVPVSRIEPEEGSECSPLMAPRGSRRTDTRLQLAAGDPLKSSPPLELGDRVFFKMDDSTPTGTVVFCDYLPKKKMTGVFVGIYLDQPVGSWDGKFKDQSLCHFPSPEYGILLPIAKVHKEKADEGPKALNDDPSLGLLDDSPSPSSIRYPPRPEWGSPHSSSSSLLTGGTEEQGEGEEEEGGEEELASSLLEINSMVEVHDPPIYGVIRWIGELPDVGETIAGLELEEPMPSGCTDGIYRGMRYFQCPPGKALFVKKRHCRPDARFGVPQPPENPVLRCNSLDFRVYASERVPEDTPPGLGEEGGQRLTGWKKGIQGHCNSCYLDATLFCMFAFSSVLDSLLLRPADKNDGATYEETRDLLRTEIVNPLRKHGYVCATKVMSLRRVLEEAGHSPGFTSEEKDPEEFLTLLFRVLKVEPLFKIRSADKDPQGCIFYQIFMEGSAGGAGRGVPTVQQLLEGSLAAGDLKFTEAPSCLILQMPRNGKYYKAFATILPSLELDLTDLLEDTPRECCICQALALSECPQCYGDPSIGAGSTRQYCTLCCQQVHRHRARRSHRPRALRLPPELEHLPPLPGPLPRQTMQLYAALCIQTSHYVAFARHGPHRGQWLFFDSMADRQGGQNGFNIPRVTPCPEVADYLEMSPEELQVLDPKSLPPCARRLLCDAYMCLYHSPSLGLYK, encoded by the exons ATGACGGGCGGCAG GTCTCACCCCCCCAACACCATGCGGCCGCGCCGGTTCTTCATCTTGGTGCAGGATTtctctgggggaggtggggggcaggtgcCCCGGGGCAGCCTCCTGAGCCAGGCGGGTGAGCCCCCCTCCCCGGATTGCCCCTTCTGGGCCAAGCTGCTGGACACGGAGGCCATGGTGCAGGTGCCGGCCCGGGCTGCGCAGGAGCTGAGCAAAGAGCAAGCCGGGATGCTGCAGGCCGTGACCAACGGGGATGAGCGACTGGAGCTCTTCAGACAGGAGGGGCTGCTGGGCAGGCGGGGGGCCCTGCGCCCGGGGGACCGGGTCCGGGTCCAGATCACCTCGGCCTCTGGGGAGAAGGTCCGGGGTGTCCTGCGCTACCGGGGACCCATGGGAGACAGCAAGGAGCAGGCTGGAGTCATCTTCGGGGTGGAACTGGTG GGATCAGCGGCTGGGAAGGGTTTCACCGACGGCTCCTTCAGAGGCCAGAAGTTCTTCTCATGCCGGGAGAACTGCGGGGTTTTTGTGCCTGTGAGCCGGATTGAGCCAGAGGAGGGGTCTGAGTGCAGCCCCCTAATGGCTCCCCGGGGCAGCCGCCGGACAGACACCAGGCTCCAGCTGGCCGCAGGGGACCCCCTCAAATCTTCTCCACCCCTGGAGCTCGGCGATCGGGTCTTCTTCAAGATGGATGACAGCACCCCCACGGGCACTGTGGTTTTCTGCGACTATCTGCCCAAGAAGAAGATGACTGGGGTCTTCGTGGGGATCTACCTG GATCAGCCCGTTGGTTCATGGGATGGCAAATTCAAAGACCAATCGCTCTGCCACTTCCCCTCTCCAGAGTACGGGATCCTCCTGCCAATCGCCAAAGTACATAAAG AAAAGGCTGATGAAGGCCCCAAGGCCTTGAATGATGACCCCTCCCTAGGGCTCCTCGATGACTCCCCGTCCCCCTCCTCCATTCGATACCCCCCTAGACCGGAATGGGGGTCCCCTcatagctcctcctcctccctgttgaCAGGGGGCACcgaggagcagggggaaggggaggaggaggaaggaggggaggaggagctggcttCATCCCTGCTGGAAATCAACTCTAtggtggaggtgcacgaccccccAATCTACGGGGTGATCCGCTGGATTGGGGAGCTGCCGGATGTGGGGGAGACCATTGCAGGGCTGGAGCTG GAGGAGCCGATGCCCTCAGGCTGCACAGACGGGATCTACCGAGGGATGAGGTACTTCCAGTGCCCGCCTGGCAAGGCCCTCTTCGTCAAGAAACGCCACTGTCGGCCTGATGCCCGCTTTGGGGTGCCCCAGCCCCCCGAGAACCCCGTGCTGCGCTGCAACTCACTGG atttcAGGGTCTACGCCAGCGAGCGGGTGCCGGAGGACACCCCCCCGGGGCTGGGTGAAGAGGGGGGTCAGCGCCTGACGGGCTGGAAGAAGGGGATCCAGGGTCATTGCAACTCCTGCTACCTCGACGCCACCCTCTTCTG caTGTTCGCCTTCAGCTCCGTGCTGGACTCGCTGCTGCTGCGCCCCGCGGACAAGAACGACGGGGCGACTTACGAGGAGACCCGGGACCTGCTGAGAACCGAGATCGTTAACCCCCTGCGCAA ACACGGCTACGTCTGCGCCACCAAGGTGATGTCCCTGCGGCGGGTGCTGGAGGAGGCTGGACACTCCCCGGGCTTCACCAGCGAGGAGaaag ACCCCGAGGAATTCCTCACCCTGCTGTTCCGGGTGCTGAAGGTGGAGCCCCTCTTTAAGATCCG gtcAGCGGACAAGGACCCCCAGGGCTGCATCTTTTACCAGATCTTCatggaggggagtgcagggggggcgggccggggggtccccacagtgcagcagctgctggaggggtCACTGGCCGCTGGTGACCTCAAGTTCACCGAG gccccctcctgcctcATCCTGCAGATGCCCCGCAATGGCAAGTACTACAAGGCCTTCGCCACCATCCTGCCTAGCCTGGAGCTGGACCTCACTGACCTGCTGGAAGACA CCCCCCGGGAGTGCTGCATCTGCCAGGCTCTGGCGCTGAGCGAATGCCCCCAGTGCTACGGGGACCCCAGCATCGGAGCAGGGAGCACCCGTCAGTATTGCACTCTCTGCTGCCAGCAG gTTCACCGTCACCGCGCCCGGCGCTCCCACCGCCCCCGCGCCCTGCGCCTACCCCCAGAGCTGGAGCACCTGCCACCCCTACCAGGCCCCCTGCCCCGCCAGACTATGCAGCTCTACGCCGCCCTCTGCATCCAGACCAGCCACTACGTGGCCTTCGCCCGCCACGGTCCACACCGCGGCCAATGGCTCTTCTTTGACAGCATGGCCGACCGCCAGG gTGGCCAGAATGGCTTCAACATCCCGCGGGTCACACCTTGCCCGGAGGTGGCCGACTACCTGGAGATGAGCCCAGAGGAGCTCCAGGTGCTggaccccaagtccctgcccccctgtgccCGACGCCTGCTCTGCGATGCCTACATGTGCCTCTACcacagccccagccttgggctttaCAAATAG